A single genomic interval of Methylocystis sp. IM3 harbors:
- a CDS encoding phasin family protein, giving the protein MVANFDSVQQIGKEQFEAVSAAAAAVTKGWQSIAAETTDYSKKSFEKSRLLAEKLIAVKKIDEAFALQTDFAKTSYEDFVAEATKLGELYASIAKDAFKPFESVTKTFTPAE; this is encoded by the coding sequence ATGGTCGCCAATTTCGACAGCGTGCAGCAGATCGGAAAAGAGCAGTTCGAAGCTGTTTCCGCAGCCGCCGCGGCGGTCACGAAGGGCTGGCAGAGCATTGCGGCCGAGACGACCGATTATTCCAAGAAGTCTTTCGAGAAGAGCCGCCTGCTTGCTGAAAAGCTCATTGCGGTGAAGAAGATCGACGAAGCCTTCGCCCTCCAGACCGACTTCGCCAAGACGAGCTACGAGGATTTCGTCGCCGAGGCGACCAAGCTCGGCGAGCTTTACGCCTCGATCGCCAAGGACGCCTTCAAGCCGTTCGAGTCGGTGACGAAGACCTTCACGCCGGCCGAGTAA
- the dnaE gene encoding DNA polymerase III subunit alpha has protein sequence MSAGKAGFVHLHLHTAFSLREGALTIGKLIDLAARDEQAALAVTDTNNLFAALEFSEKAAKAGIQPIAGVQLRVDFGDARSSGASARDEGKGNIVLLAKSETGYLNLMRIASRAWLDTEEGDEPHVTLAALAEDAAELIALTGGPDGPLDRMFAAGQPESARARLETLLGFFGDRLYLELQRHKLPSEQEVEPQLLDLAYRKGVPLVATNEPYFAARSDFEAHDALLCIAEGTVTGVADRRRVTPEHYFKTRAEMRALFADLEEATANTVEIARRVSYRPRTRKPIMPRFLRDAPDDRPLTEVEAEELRRQATEGLEARLSAHGPAEGFTREDYSARLDFELSTIEKMGFPGYFLIVSDFIKYAKAQGIPVGPGRGSGAGSLVAYALTITDLDPLRFGLFFERFLNPERVSMPDFDIDFCQTRRGEVIDYVRDRYGADRVAQIITFGSFLARGVLRSVGRVLEMPLGQVDKLAKLVPQNPAKPVTLAEAVAGEQKLKEAAEQDERVARLFKIAGALEGLYSNASTHAAGVVIGDRPLHQVTPLYRDPKSDMPATQFNMKWVEPAGLIKFDFLGLKTLTVLAMAGKLARRRDPDFDLAKVPLDDRDTYAMLGRGETVGVFQLESAGMRKALVEMHADRFEDIIALVALYRPGPMANIPTYCAVKHGDEEADYYHPKIEPILKETFGVIIYQEQVMQIAQVLSGYTLGEADMLRRAMGKKIKAEMDAQRERFVKGAIEREVKADLANFIFDLLAKFADYGFNKSHAAAYALIAYQTAWFKAHYPAEFLAASMTFDKSQTDKLAEFRDEARRLGIAVEPPSIRRSGVDFDVAPGADGKLTIRYALSAIKGVGEGQAESIVRSRGDRPFTSLSDFARRLNPREVNKKVLENLAACGAFDELDPNRARAFAAIEPILAAANRHAEDRKAGQNALFGEAEADDLALPKVQQWPAGERLRREYEAAGFFLSGHPLDSYAGLLPKLRVSRWTKFVADVKNGATAGRLAAVVLDRAERRTKSGSKMGIVQLSDTTGQYEAILFSEALNQYRDALEKGAAVLVTLSASVDGDEVRARIVTVEPLAAAAARAHRGLRVVVGDKSPIDRIKDRISGKGEGEISVLVRRDVAPEEIEIRLPGGYPVNAEVASALREIPGVLEVEYL, from the coding sequence ATGAGCGCCGGAAAAGCTGGTTTCGTCCACCTCCATCTCCACACTGCCTTTTCTCTGCGCGAGGGCGCGCTGACGATCGGCAAGCTGATCGACCTCGCCGCGCGCGACGAACAGGCGGCGCTCGCCGTCACCGACACCAATAATCTCTTCGCCGCGCTGGAATTTTCCGAAAAAGCAGCCAAGGCTGGCATACAGCCCATCGCCGGCGTGCAACTGCGCGTCGATTTCGGCGACGCGAGGAGCAGCGGCGCCTCGGCGCGCGACGAGGGCAAGGGCAATATCGTCCTCCTCGCCAAATCCGAGACCGGCTATCTCAACCTCATGCGGATCGCCTCGCGCGCCTGGCTCGATACGGAGGAGGGCGACGAGCCGCATGTAACGCTCGCCGCTCTGGCCGAGGACGCTGCCGAGCTGATCGCGCTGACCGGCGGGCCGGATGGGCCGCTCGACCGCATGTTCGCGGCTGGCCAACCGGAATCCGCGCGGGCGCGACTGGAGACGCTGCTCGGCTTCTTCGGGGACCGGCTCTATCTGGAGCTTCAGCGCCACAAGCTCCCCTCCGAGCAGGAGGTCGAGCCGCAGCTTCTTGACCTCGCCTATCGAAAGGGCGTGCCTCTCGTCGCGACGAACGAGCCCTATTTCGCCGCGCGCAGCGATTTCGAGGCCCATGACGCGCTGCTCTGCATCGCCGAGGGCACGGTGACAGGCGTCGCCGACCGCCGCCGCGTCACGCCGGAGCATTATTTCAAGACCCGCGCGGAGATGCGGGCGCTCTTCGCCGATCTCGAGGAGGCGACCGCCAATACGGTCGAAATCGCGCGCCGCGTTAGCTACCGACCGCGCACCCGCAAGCCGATCATGCCGCGCTTTCTGCGCGACGCGCCGGACGACCGGCCGCTCACCGAAGTTGAGGCCGAGGAACTGCGCCGCCAGGCGACCGAGGGGCTGGAGGCCCGGCTCTCCGCCCATGGTCCGGCGGAGGGCTTTACCCGCGAAGACTATTCGGCCCGCCTCGACTTCGAGCTCTCGACCATCGAGAAGATGGGCTTTCCCGGCTACTTCCTGATCGTCTCGGACTTCATCAAATACGCCAAGGCGCAAGGCATTCCGGTGGGGCCGGGGCGCGGCTCGGGCGCGGGGTCGCTCGTCGCCTACGCCCTGACCATCACCGACCTCGATCCGCTGCGCTTCGGGCTGTTCTTCGAACGCTTCCTCAATCCCGAGCGCGTGTCGATGCCGGACTTCGACATCGACTTCTGCCAGACGCGGCGAGGCGAGGTGATCGATTACGTTCGCGACCGCTACGGCGCGGACCGCGTGGCGCAGATCATCACCTTCGGCTCCTTTCTCGCGCGCGGCGTGCTGCGCAGCGTCGGCCGCGTGCTGGAAATGCCGCTCGGCCAGGTCGACAAGCTCGCCAAGCTCGTGCCGCAGAACCCGGCCAAGCCCGTAACTCTTGCGGAGGCTGTCGCCGGCGAGCAGAAGTTGAAGGAGGCCGCCGAGCAGGACGAGCGCGTGGCGCGGCTGTTCAAGATCGCTGGGGCGCTCGAAGGGCTCTATTCCAACGCCTCGACCCACGCCGCGGGCGTCGTCATCGGCGACCGGCCGCTGCATCAGGTGACGCCGCTCTACCGCGACCCGAAGTCCGACATGCCGGCGACCCAGTTCAACATGAAGTGGGTGGAGCCGGCCGGGCTGATCAAATTCGACTTTCTCGGGCTCAAGACGCTGACCGTGCTCGCCATGGCGGGCAAGCTCGCCCGCCGCCGCGACCCGGATTTCGACCTCGCCAAGGTTCCGCTCGACGACAGGGACACATACGCCATGCTCGGGCGCGGCGAGACCGTGGGTGTGTTCCAGCTCGAAAGCGCCGGCATGCGCAAGGCGCTGGTCGAGATGCACGCCGACCGTTTCGAGGACATCATCGCCCTCGTCGCCCTCTACCGCCCCGGCCCGATGGCCAACATCCCGACCTATTGCGCGGTGAAGCACGGCGACGAGGAGGCGGATTACTACCACCCCAAGATCGAGCCCATCCTCAAGGAGACCTTCGGCGTCATCATCTATCAGGAACAGGTGATGCAGATCGCCCAGGTGCTCTCCGGCTATACGCTGGGCGAGGCCGACATGCTCCGCCGCGCCATGGGCAAGAAGATCAAGGCCGAGATGGACGCCCAGCGCGAGCGCTTCGTCAAAGGCGCCATCGAGCGAGAGGTGAAGGCCGATCTCGCCAATTTCATCTTCGACCTGCTGGCGAAATTCGCCGACTACGGCTTCAACAAATCCCACGCGGCGGCCTATGCGCTGATCGCCTATCAGACCGCCTGGTTCAAGGCGCATTACCCGGCCGAGTTCCTCGCCGCTTCTATGACCTTCGACAAGAGCCAGACCGACAAGCTGGCCGAGTTTCGCGACGAGGCGCGCCGGCTGGGCATTGCGGTTGAGCCGCCCTCGATCCGGCGCTCCGGCGTCGATTTCGACGTGGCGCCCGGCGCGGACGGCAAGCTCACGATCCGCTATGCGCTTTCGGCCATCAAGGGGGTGGGCGAGGGGCAGGCGGAGTCGATCGTCCGCTCGCGCGGCGACCGCCCCTTCACGAGCCTTTCCGACTTCGCGCGGCGCCTCAACCCGCGCGAGGTGAACAAGAAGGTGCTCGAAAATCTCGCCGCCTGCGGCGCCTTCGACGAGCTGGACCCCAATCGCGCCCGCGCCTTCGCCGCCATCGAGCCGATCCTCGCCGCCGCCAACCGCCACGCCGAGGACCGCAAGGCCGGACAGAACGCGCTCTTCGGGGAGGCCGAGGCGGACGACCTCGCGCTGCCCAAGGTCCAGCAATGGCCGGCGGGGGAGAGGCTCAGGCGCGAATATGAGGCGGCGGGATTCTTCCTTTCCGGCCACCCGCTCGATTCCTATGCCGGCCTCCTACCCAAATTGAGGGTGTCGCGCTGGACCAAATTCGTGGCCGACGTGAAGAACGGCGCCACCGCCGGCCGCCTCGCGGCGGTGGTTCTGGACCGCGCCGAGCGCCGAACCAAGTCCGGCTCCAAGATGGGCATCGTCCAGCTCTCCGATACGACTGGCCAATATGAGGCCATCCTTTTCTCGGAAGCGCTCAACCAGTATCGCGACGCACTGGAGAAGGGCGCCGCCGTTCTGGTCACGCTCTCGGCCAGCGTCGATGGCGACGAGGTGCGCGCCCGCATCGTCACGGTCGAGCCGCTGGCCGCCGCGGCCGCCCGCGCCCATCGCGGCCTGCGAGTCGTTGTCGGGGACAAAAGTCCGATCGATAGGATTAAAGACAGGATCTCCGGAAAGGGCGAGGGCGAGATTTCGGTCCTCGTCCGGCGCGATGTCGCGCCGGAAGAAATCGAAATACGCCTGCCGGGCGGCTATCCGGTCAACGCTGAAGTCGCCTCCGCGCTGCGGGAAATCCCCGGTGTGCTGGAGGTCGAATATTTGTGA
- the lipA gene encoding lipoyl synthase has translation MPVIDLLNNDPRPKTGALRHPEKAARPDQPVLRKPSWIRVKAPGSKAWAETSALLKDAGLATVCQEAACPNIGECWEKKHATFMIMGEVCTRACAFCNVATGLPAQLDPDEPDRVAEATNALGLSHVVVTSVDRDDLPDGGAEHFARTIRAIRQICPGVTIEVLTPDFLRKEGALEQVVEAAPDVFNHNLETVPSLYVTVRPGARYFHSLRLLQRVKELNPRLFTKSGLMLGLGETRNEVMQVMDDMRSADIDFITLGQYLQPTRKHHPVARFVTPEEFDAYKALAFAKGFAHVAASPLTRSSHHAGEDFERLRKARTAGVDMDSSAE, from the coding sequence GTGCCCGTCATCGACCTCTTGAACAACGACCCGCGCCCGAAAACGGGCGCGCTGCGCCACCCTGAGAAAGCGGCCCGGCCCGATCAGCCCGTGCTGCGAAAGCCGTCGTGGATCAGGGTGAAGGCGCCGGGCTCCAAAGCCTGGGCCGAGACCAGCGCGCTCTTGAAGGACGCCGGCCTCGCCACGGTCTGCCAGGAAGCCGCCTGTCCCAATATCGGCGAGTGCTGGGAAAAGAAGCACGCCACCTTCATGATCATGGGGGAGGTCTGCACGCGGGCCTGCGCCTTCTGCAATGTCGCCACCGGTCTTCCGGCGCAGCTTGATCCGGACGAGCCGGACAGGGTGGCCGAAGCGACGAACGCCCTCGGCCTCTCTCATGTCGTCGTCACTTCGGTCGACCGGGATGACCTGCCGGACGGCGGCGCCGAGCATTTCGCGCGGACGATCCGGGCAATCCGGCAGATATGTCCCGGCGTGACGATCGAAGTGCTGACGCCCGACTTTTTGCGCAAGGAGGGCGCCCTCGAGCAGGTGGTCGAGGCGGCGCCGGATGTCTTCAACCACAATCTCGAGACCGTGCCGTCTCTCTATGTGACAGTGCGCCCCGGCGCCCGCTATTTCCACTCCCTGCGGCTCTTGCAGCGCGTCAAGGAGCTGAACCCTCGGCTCTTCACCAAATCCGGCCTCATGCTCGGCCTCGGCGAGACCCGCAACGAGGTGATGCAGGTGATGGACGACATGCGCTCGGCCGACATCGACTTCATCACGCTCGGCCAATATCTCCAGCCGACCCGCAAGCACCATCCCGTAGCCCGTTTCGTCACGCCCGAGGAGTTCGACGCCTATAAGGCGCTCGCCTTCGCCAAGGGCTTCGCCCATGTCGCCGCCTCGCCGCTCACGCGCTCGTCGCACCACGCCGGCGAGGATTTCGAGCGGCTGCGGAAGGCGCGCACGGCGGGAGTCGATATGGACAGCTCGGCGGAATGA